From the Oleiharenicola lentus genome, one window contains:
- a CDS encoding DUF2249 domain-containing protein, with the protein MKPSHFKTFDVRPLLARGEEPFDAIRSRVDALAAGQGVTILAPFMPAPLIELLKSEGFASAMEHRADGAWAVSFWRE; encoded by the coding sequence ATGAAACCAAGCCATTTCAAGACCTTCGATGTCCGGCCGCTGCTGGCGCGCGGCGAGGAGCCCTTCGATGCCATCCGCTCGCGCGTGGATGCGCTTGCGGCGGGGCAGGGCGTCACGATCCTCGCGCCCTTCATGCCCGCGCCTCTTATTGAGCTGCTGAAGAGCGAAGGCTTCGCGTCCGCGATGGAGCACCGCGCCGACGGCGCGTGGGCCGTGAGTTTCTGGCGGGAGTGA